In Pseudomonadota bacterium, one DNA window encodes the following:
- a CDS encoding TVP38/TMEM64 family protein: protein MDPKPMAMPAPKAVAVKILLATLLLVIVASFFAFRFHRYFTIDYFVAQQSAINNYYAVHPGRTAAAFILIHILVAGLSLPGGLVLTVVAGNIFGLWWGTVLVSCASTVAATMAFLASRFFFRNIVQHHFGDRLRFINEGMDKDGVFYLFSLRLLPVSPFLVINLVMGLTSMSATNYILVSQVGMLIGAVVCVNAGTQIANIESLGDIVSPGLLASLTLLATFPFIAKRIVRGLKTRIEKLRRPTGTHRGNR from the coding sequence ATGGACCCGAAACCCATGGCTATGCCTGCGCCAAAGGCCGTAGCGGTCAAGATACTATTAGCGACCTTATTACTCGTTATCGTAGCTTCGTTTTTTGCTTTCCGGTTTCATCGCTACTTCACGATCGACTATTTTGTGGCGCAGCAATCCGCCATAAATAATTATTATGCAGTCCACCCCGGACGCACCGCCGCGGCCTTTATTCTTATTCATATTCTTGTTGCGGGCTTATCACTTCCCGGCGGTCTGGTGCTGACGGTGGTCGCTGGAAATATCTTCGGACTCTGGTGGGGCACAGTGCTGGTCTCATGCGCCTCGACCGTTGCGGCTACTATGGCGTTCCTAGCCTCTCGTTTTTTCTTTCGCAACATCGTGCAACATCATTTCGGTGACCGCTTACGCTTCATCAATGAGGGGATGGACAAGGACGGTGTTTTTTATCTCTTCAGCCTGCGGCTGTTACCTGTCTCCCCGTTTCTCGTCATTAACCTCGTCATGGGTTTGACGTCGATGTCCGCCACGAATTATATCCTGGTAAGCCAGGTGGGCATGCTCATCGGCGCCGTCGTTTGCGTGAACGCGGGCACTCAGATCGCAAACATCGAATCCCTGGGCGACATTGTATCACCTGGACTGCTTGCGTCGCTTACACTCCTAGCCACCTTCCCTTTCATCGCCAAACGCATCGTGCGCGGGCTCAAAACACGGATCGAAAAGCTTAGAAGGCCAACGGGTACGCACCGCGGAAATCGTTGA
- a CDS encoding pentapeptide repeat-containing protein codes for MTGTDLSGCVLKFANLSGANLTGTNLSTCDLRGADFTNAVLTRAKFDRTRIGGAVFTGITGKGSITGLEQARGREDARFD; via the coding sequence TTGACCGGGACCGATCTATCGGGCTGCGTTCTAAAGTTCGCGAACCTCAGCGGCGCCAATCTGACCGGCACGAATTTATCTACCTGCGATCTGCGCGGCGCGGATTTCACCAACGCCGTGCTTACGCGCGCCAAATTCGACCGGACACGGATTGGCGGAGCGGTGTTCACTGGGATTACCGGGAAAGGTTCGATCACCGGCCTTGAGCAAGCGCGAGGGCGCGAGGATGCCCGCTTTGATTGA
- a CDS encoding pentapeptide repeat-containing protein codes for MTRTQILEALANPLATQRVDLRDKDFRGLDLSGVDFKRADLFGTHMHGVKLRGANFEGCNLDLTILRGADLEGANLKNASIFGVVLVDANLKGADLSNARLIADLQRANLEGAKLVHGKFAANMKNQPMGSCMYRWSTPILRERI; via the coding sequence ATGACTCGGACGCAGATCCTTGAGGCCCTGGCAAACCCGCTGGCTACCCAACGTGTTGATTTGCGCGACAAGGACTTTCGCGGACTCGACCTCTCCGGGGTGGACTTCAAGCGCGCCGATCTCTTCGGCACCCACATGCATGGAGTCAAGCTGCGCGGTGCTAACTTTGAAGGCTGCAACCTGGACCTCACGATACTCCGTGGCGCGGACCTTGAGGGTGCGAATCTAAAAAACGCCAGTATTTTCGGTGTGGTGCTGGTTGATGCCAATCTGAAAGGAGCCGATCTGTCGAATGCACGGCTCATCGCGGATTTGCAACGCGCGAACCTGGAAGGCGCCAAGCTTGTCCATGGAAAATTCGCGGCGAACATGAAGAACCAGCCAATGGGAAGTTGCATGTATCGATGGTCAACGCCAATCTTAAGGGAGCGGATTTGA